A stretch of DNA from Malus sylvestris chromosome 9, drMalSylv7.2, whole genome shotgun sequence:
atgaccacattgattcgCAACATGTATTtttagggactacattgattgattttcaatttcagggaccatcttgatggagTATGTCAATTTCAGAGATTATTtgtaataaaaacccaaaaaaatgtttttatgtttaaaaaTGGTTCGGAAtgtcctaaaattaattttatgaaacatGCGACGAGAATGACTCAAATTTTGACTTATAATAAATCTtgtaaaaattcttaaaatctATTCCAAAACGCAGGTTATAACTCacagtttttgtgaaaaaattgaaatttattgtTTCAGGAAATATTATGTGTGAGagttaaagaaaaatgttgcaaGACCTTTGGATATGCTCTTACCAtctattattttttgggaactttaacgaaaagcacccggtattgtttactttaacgaaaaaccacatttttacactaaaaagtcaattctgctactattcactttactctttattttgtccttatcattaaaactcaaaactttcaagccattttcattagttttctttatttttacttattttttaagtcgaaaaaaatagaaaagtaaATATAAACTAATAGAGGGCCCCCAATATTTTTGTGCCAATCAATATAAAAGGAAGTCAGATCTGAGAAAAGATAGAGAATGAAGGAAGGAGATGTTGTGAGGCTGTGATTGAGTATAGATATTGATTTGGAGTGGAGAAACATGAATTAGATTAGTCTTAAGTTAACTAAGACAGTAATTGCTGCTAATAAGACTGAGAGGTAAATTTACAGATTTACTGATCTTAATGAAAAATGCAGGGAACAGAAATCCAGCTTGGCTTAGCTGTTGAATGTCAGAAGGCCACACTATCAGTTAAAAGGAGATTGGCATGTGAACAGTTGACCTATTTTAGTCAGGTTTGTATTTATGCTGTAATCATTCATTAGTTCAATTCAAACATACAGCTTATGCTTCTTTCGGATTTACTTAAACGTCTGCAATTATATGCTAAGTTTCTGTATACTGTGTTTGTTCTGTTTTTCGAGATCAGGCCTATCACTGCTTGTCAGGATGTGACATGAATAACTGGTGTGAGAAGAAGCATATCTGGTTCCTCAATTGGAAATTTCCCGAGTCAAAGGTTTTAAGTCGATATTGATATGAAATTGTTCCCCTTTCTGCATATATACAATCAATATGTATGTATATCATATGTAAATGTCTGTGCAGGCTGCATCGTATTACTATCACGGTCTGATCCTTGACATGGGCAATGAACCGTCCTGCCACGTTAGCGCTGCATGTTGTTTTCTTGCGGCGGAAGAACTTCTATCAGAGAGCAGGAAGGCTTGCTTAACCTTTTGCCTTGCAGCTCCAGTTACCAGGTGGATATTATTGACCATTCTTGTTCCTTTTTCATAAGTTTTAATTGCCTTGATGttcttgatttatttattttatttgtttctaaATTCAGGGCTCCTCCACTCTGGGGAGCTATGAGGCATTTGCATCAGAAAATTCCTGAAGTTGCAACAAGGAAATCCCAGATGTATGGCTACCTTTTAGAACAAGAAAAGTAAGGGGCCATTATTTTCTGTATCTTCCTCTATTATCTAAGTCCCCAAAACATCTAATTAACCTTAGTGCGGATGCAGGGTTCTACAAACATTGCCTGACCTGCCAGAATTTCAACTGTCATTAAGACCTGATGACTATCATCTACCCGATATCGACCCGGCCTGGGATTCCGAAAAGTGGTAAGCTGAAGGCCAGACCTTGAAAGCGCACCCAAAAGACAGCGAAGACGAGACAGAGACTCCAGAGTGATCCTTTTAGTCCAGTATTAATCATGTTATTAGTGACTTAAACATACAAAGGGGTCATCTGTTAGTGACAAGCTTGTTGAATTAAATGGCATGTCCTTTTTTGTTACACTGACAAGTTACCTAATTGCAATCGACGTGGCTAGGGAATTAAATACTGCCCCAACTTATTTTCTTAAGTTGTCAACGACCCAAATAAATGTCCTCCCTTCAAACTTGGAAGGAAACAAGACGAACCTACCTACAACAGGACGTCATTGTGGGGCATTCTTATTGCTGCGTTCCGGTTACAGGTAAGTTTTTCTCGTTAGGAGAAGAAAGGCAAGAAAGCTCCAAATAGGCAAATAGTTTGTGCAACATTTCCTAATCCAAAGAAGCCACAAGTTCCTCAACCATCAAGGAGACAGTAAGTACAAATAAATACGATTAAGTAGCCATAATTTCTACAGGGGTAATATGTAAACTAAACCGTTAAGAAACCATATGTACATGCAGCACAAGTTTGCAAAGGTCCCAAATGCTAATTAACAAGACATAGCAAATTGATCAACTGTGATATTTTCGATGTCGTTTTcggatgatggatgggatacaTCTCTTGTAAATTGTATTGGCGAGTTCATTCAGTAGGGCGAGGCATGAGATTGTGAGCACCCATGAGAGTGAGAAGCAAGTAGGCAGAGAAAGCCAAGTAAGAAAACACAAGAGAGACGGTCATTTTGTTGCAGAACTCCTTCACATAACCGCACGTTGGCTGCCAAGTCATTTTCTTCTCTCCATACTTCCCCACGTACCCGATTGCCGTCGCCGCTGCGCATCCGGATATCATTAGCACCATCAACGCCTGCGATACAAATTACAATTAATTAACGTTACAATTTATAACGGGAACTGTTGTTGGAACTGCAAAAAAAAGTCGAGGGACGCAATTTGCTAACCGTGTCGTgcaagaagagaaagaagtagTTTTTGAGGTGTTGATATGCTGGACGGCTTAAGAAGGATACAAAGATCAATGAGAGCACTGAGAAGGTACACACCACAACATTAGCACCAACCAAGAACCTGTGACAACAGAGACACCCAAAAGGaagttaataaataaataaaaatgatcaTATCTGTTGTAAAAAATTGGatctttgatttgttttttggatCTGGGAGTGTACCTGAAGGCAGTTGAGTAGGAGTAGTGAGCTTTGAACTCGAGTCCGAACACGACGACGGATTGGCCGTTGGTGACTGTAACGGAGATGGCGATGAGTGTGAAGAATATGGCTGTGATTCTGAGAGCAACTTGAGCGGTCAACGGAGTCATCATCCGCCGTGTACCGCCTGAAGAAGTGACTTGGAGCACGGAGGAGCTCTTCTCTGAGGCCATTTCGATTCGATGGTGGGTTGTTTGACTCTAACCAACGGATACAGAACACGGAAACAGAACAGGGGGAGCCTAAATACAGCAGAAATGCAAGAGTCTTTTATCAAATGTGGAAAAAGCCAGAGAAAATGGGATTGCGAGGGGCGGTTGGCAAAGAGCAAGGTGGAGAAAATCCAGTGGTGAACTGTGATCAGAGGGTTTTGGAGATGGTAATAAGTGAGTCCAACCTAACTGGGACGGACAAAGGAAATGCCTTTATAAATGGGTCCTTTGTCCAAATTTAAAGGCAAATTCTGAGAAAAAAGGGACCCGGGggattttggattttggattttggtGGAGGGTCAATGACTTTTACAAAACTCAACAAGTGAGACACGTTAAAACACTTACACTTCTCTTCTGTATTTTAGTTCTTCTAGCACACTGTACTTACTTTTTTTTGGTGAACGGAGGGGGCGAAGACATCCATACCAAACTTAAGCCATATCATTAATAACAATAAAGCGATCCATATGGACTTTTGCAAGACCATCCGTTAAATACTACATAAGCTATTGGGGAGGGAGCTAAAAAATGTACGAACCAAGGTCCAAACTATAACTCTATTTGGCTAGCTGATCTGCAATATTGttcaatttcatgaaaatatattttagcTCATTCTCTTGGATGAACACCTTTGATTCAGATGATCTTCCTCACAAACAAAAGGATGTACACAACTTAATCAGGTGCACGTGATATGATATGATGGAAGTTATTGTGTTTCACTACTCTCTAGTTAGGGGAAAATTACGtagttaaataaaataaattgaattgaTACGAAACATACAGctcaaataaaatgcaaaaaatgTCAAATAACTTAACCCAAAAGCAAATatgattttgttttctaagACTGGGTAAGGTAAATTAAATTATTCATGGTTGAATTAGTGGCAAATTACACAATAAGTTAAAATAAATTGATTTGATGTGAAACCTAACGCTCCAATAAAATGGCAAAAACAGCAAGTAACttaacccaaaaccaaaagcaatctggttttattttctaagactAGGCAATTACATTAATCTCACAATCTTAAAAGATATGCAATGATGTGATTCTAACATACGAGGTCCACGATATATAATGAATTGTCATGCAAGCCAAGTATTCTTCATTTAGACCCAAACATAGGACTCAACCGAAACTAAAGAGTAACTATTACAGAAACGCAGTGACGGAGCCAACATAGGGTCATTGGTTGTTATTGACCCCAATAACTTTAAAAATCCTATGTATATTTACttgtatattgtatttgacCTCTACAAACAACTCAGACAAACTAAATTACGACATCCTCATCCTacttcttctattttcttctattatatttgtcttcattttctctcttcttgtgTGAAATGTTATAGTTGAAAAGCCTTGAAAGTCTTCAACATTACTCCATAATATCCTGCATCCACCCTCAACAAGCATGTACAAGTAATAGTAGTCGTCGACGACATATGTTGACATAAAATTTAGGCATATGTTGGCAAGAATTGACAAATGCCTA
This window harbors:
- the LOC126634018 gene encoding CASP-like protein 1F2 — encoded protein: MASEKSSSVLQVTSSGGTRRMMTPLTAQVALRITAIFFTLIAISVTVTNGQSVVVFGLEFKAHYSYSTAFRFLVGANVVVCTFSVLSLIFVSFLSRPAYQHLKNYFFLFLHDTALMVLMISGCAAATAIGYVGKYGEKKMTWQPTCGYVKEFCNKMTVSLVFSYLAFSAYLLLTLMGAHNLMPRPTE
- the LOC126634019 gene encoding uncharacterized protein LOC126634019, whose product is MQGTEIQLGLAVECQKATLSVKRRLACEQLTYFSQAYHCLSGCDMNNWCEKKHIWFLNWKFPESKAASYYYHGLILDMGNEPSCHVSAACCFLAAEELLSESRKACLTFCLAAPVTRAPPLWGAMRHLHQKIPEVATRKSQMYGYLLEQEKVLQTLPDLPEFQLSLRPDDYHLPDIDPAWDSEKW